From bacterium, the proteins below share one genomic window:
- a CDS encoding divergent polysaccharide deacetylase family protein: protein MAKKKKQKAPPKESLRWVISAIFLLFGLLIGLLWGLDYLQQKAGLPGLFDSFRQIVSPDRAKDPGRVSREITLALDETLERLGFKEFKSDDQVKENSNSTSWIHSLREVKVPSRGKELEEYESILTKAATQAGGILLSRAEERKPDYEAVSLTFGLPSKPLHSVTLKRPSKPQIALIIDDAGYTPKMEKFLTLDCPLAIAVLPHLAYSTQAAQQARQANKDVMLHMPMEPHDYPEKNPGPGAIFSGMTEAEIRDSLRTALREIPHVIGVNNHMGSRITEDERIMSIILDELKRQRLYFVDSLTSPNSVAYTLARQKGIRTEKRQVFLDNSEDEEEIRHQLKLLVRIAKSCGAAIGIGHAQNPNTARILQDMLPQLKEEAEIVPVSTVVSRQ from the coding sequence ATGGCTAAAAAGAAAAAACAAAAAGCGCCACCTAAAGAATCTCTTCGCTGGGTAATCAGCGCCATCTTTTTGCTTTTTGGGCTGTTGATTGGGCTTCTCTGGGGACTGGATTATCTTCAGCAAAAGGCGGGCTTGCCGGGACTATTTGACTCCTTTCGTCAAATAGTTTCTCCGGACCGGGCCAAAGATCCCGGCCGGGTCTCTCGTGAAATTACCTTAGCCCTGGATGAAACCTTGGAGAGATTAGGATTCAAAGAATTTAAATCCGACGACCAGGTAAAAGAAAATTCTAATTCTACCAGTTGGATTCATTCTCTAAGAGAAGTAAAAGTGCCTTCCAGGGGTAAAGAGCTTGAGGAGTATGAATCTATCCTTACGAAGGCCGCCACCCAGGCCGGCGGGATTCTTTTATCAAGAGCCGAAGAGCGTAAGCCGGATTATGAAGCTGTTTCCCTGACCTTCGGACTCCCTTCAAAACCGCTTCATTCTGTTACCCTCAAGAGGCCGTCAAAACCACAAATAGCCCTCATTATTGATGACGCTGGTTATACTCCGAAGATGGAAAAATTTCTTACCCTTGACTGCCCCCTGGCCATTGCCGTCCTGCCCCATTTGGCTTATTCCACTCAGGCAGCCCAACAGGCCAGACAGGCCAATAAAGATGTTATGCTCCATATGCCTATGGAACCGCATGATTATCCAGAGAAAAATCCTGGCCCGGGGGCTATTTTCTCAGGAATGACCGAGGCTGAAATCAGGGATAGCCTTAGGACTGCTTTGAGGGAAATTCCACACGTGATTGGGGTCAACAATCATATGGGCTCCAGGATCACTGAAGATGAAAGAATCATGTCTATCATCCTGGATGAACTGAAGCGCCAGAGGCTTTATTTTGTAGACAGCCTTACTTCACCAAACTCAGTAGCCTATACTCTCGCTCGGCAAAAGGGGATAAGAACTGAAAAACGGCAGGTTTTTCTTGACAATTCAGAAGATGAAGAGGAGATCAGGCATCAACTTAAGCTTCTGGTTAGAATAGCTAAATCTTGTGGCGCCGCCATTGGTATTGGACATGCCCAGAACCCAAACACCGCCAGGATCCTTCAAGATATGCTCCCTCAGCTTAAGGAAGAGGCTGAAATAGTGCCTGTCTCAACCGTAGTTAGTAGACAGTAG